From the Hevea brasiliensis isolate MT/VB/25A 57/8 chromosome 15, ASM3005281v1, whole genome shotgun sequence genome, one window contains:
- the LOC110635688 gene encoding uncharacterized protein LOC110635688, which translates to MDCGGGGGTAKWSSKHGPGKWKNILKDPDLAPFLTQCSNINLKCELMLEERYRQCEQMLEERIQQMMQSIMAQMMQGTQVTAPAPDATHQDDGRESDSGD; encoded by the exons ATGGACTGTGGAGGAGGAGGAGGCACTGCCAAATGGAGTAGTAAGCACGGTCCTGGCAAGTGGAAGAACATTCTCAAAGATCCCGATTTAGCTCCTTTCCTCACTCAATGCTCCAACATCAACCTCAAG TGCGAGCTAATGTTGGAGGAGAGATACCGACAATGCGAGCAGATGCTGGAGGAGCGTATACAACAAATGATGCAAAGCATAATGGCGCAAATGATGCAGGGTACACAGGTTACAGCCCCAGCTCCAGATGCAACTCATCAGGATGACGGTAGAGAATCCGATAGTGGTGATTAG